The following DNA comes from Peribacillus sp. FSL E2-0218.
TGCCGCAGCAGGTGGAGTGGGAACGATCGCGGTCCAGCTTGCGAAAATATTCGGTGCAGCTAAAGTGATTGCAACTGCCAGCACGAAGGAAAAGTTGGAATTGGCCAAAAAACTGGGCGCTGATGTACTGATCGATTACACGGAGGAAGGCTGGGAATTGAAGGTTCGCGAGGCCACAGGAGGGAAGGGAGTTGACGTGGCGCTGGAGATGGCTGGGGGTGACATATTCAATAAAACGTTGAAGTGCCTGGCACCATTCGGCCGTCTTGTTGTATTTGGCAATGCCAGCCGTGAGGGCTATACGATGAACCCGCAGCAATTAATGAGACGCAATCAATCCGTCGTAGGCTTTTTCCTGCCCCAAATCATGAAAAATCCTGATTTGCTTTTGCCCAGCATCGACGACCTTTTTTCATACGTTGCATCAGGAGAGCTTAAACTGACGATCGGCGGAATCTATCCGTTTGAAAAGGCAGCCAATGTTCATGAAGAAATGAATACCCGTCAAACGACCGGGAAATTGATCTTGCAGGTTAAATGAAGGAAAGGGGTGCACCGAAGGAGTGGTACACCCCTTTTTCCCAAAGGATTAAAAGCAAAGAGCAATTCAATCCGTTTCGGCGCTGACATCTTTTTCAGGATGCAAAAAGGGCGGCTGGGGCGTTCTTTTTGCTTCTAAGAGTTCACGGTTTTCCGCTGTATTCCAGCCTATATCATTGGTGGGATGGATCCATTCGTCTCCAGCCATGATTTCGGGATCGGTATCTTCACTCCAATTTTCAAGGGGGGAGTTTTCTGATGCATATTTACTGTCCCCGATCACGACGCCGTAATCATTAACAAATGGAGCTTGTGGTTTTATGCCCGTTCCTTTAAAGCTTGGCGCGTTGATTTGGTGCGGCTGTGTATCCGCGATGATGGGTGAATCCATTTTCTTGTTCTTTTTCATAGCCTATCTCCCTTTTTTGTTTACGGTTATTTTTCTCGTCTGTCCCTATATTATCCCTGAATAATTTCCGTCCTAATTACCCCATCATAAACCGTTAACTTTATTGAAAAAGGATGGATGAAAATGAAACGGAAAGCCAATGTGGATGGAGCTGTCAAAGCAAGTAAAACCCCAAAAAGAAACCAAGCTGAAAATGACTTCTCAAATGAGTTTGCAGCAGA
Coding sequences within:
- a CDS encoding DUF3905 domain-containing protein, with the translated sequence MKKNKKMDSPIIADTQPHQINAPSFKGTGIKPQAPFVNDYGVVIGDSKYASENSPLENWSEDTDPEIMAGDEWIHPTNDIGWNTAENRELLEAKRTPQPPFLHPEKDVSAETD
- a CDS encoding NADPH:quinone oxidoreductase family protein, which encodes MRAIQFKEYGGPDVLKMTDTERPVPTGHEVLIEIDCVGVNYADTARREGQYVVPTPLPFIPGAEVAGVVVEVGGKVTKIKPGTRVVSLIESGGYSENALSDEYSVIPIPDAISFHEAAALPLQGLSAYHILKTMGRLQQGETVLVHAAAGGVGTIAVQLAKIFGAAKVIATASTKEKLELAKKLGADVLIDYTEEGWELKVREATGGKGVDVALEMAGGDIFNKTLKCLAPFGRLVVFGNASREGYTMNPQQLMRRNQSVVGFFLPQIMKNPDLLLPSIDDLFSYVASGELKLTIGGIYPFEKAANVHEEMNTRQTTGKLILQVK